The genomic window AATATCTTCCCGACCAGTTTCCTCGATGCCATGGCGAAGAACTCGATCCTGCAGATCCTGATCTTCTCGGTTTTCTTCGGGTTTGCCATTGCTTCGTTCAAGGACGACGCCACCAAGACCGTCGTCGCCTTCGTGAAAGAGCTGGTTCACATCATGCTCAAAGTGACCGACTACGTCATGCGCTTCGCACCGCTTGGTGTTTTTGCCGCAATGGCATCCTGCATCACGGTGCAGGGGCTTGGCGTGCTGACCACCTACGGCAAATTCATCGGGTGCTTCTACATCGGGCTCATCGTGCTTTGGGCTGTGCTGATCGGTGCGGGCTACCTGTTCCTGCGCAACTCCACCTGGACGCTGCTCAAGCTGATCCGCGAGCCGATGATGATCGCCTTCTCCACCGCGAGCAGCGAGGCGGCCTATCCCCAGACACTGGAATCTCTGGAGCGTTTCGGCGTGAAGGAAAAAGTGTCCGGTTTCGTGCTGCCGCTCGGCTACTCCTTCAACCTGGACGGTTCCATGATGTACCAGGCCTTCGCGGTCATCTTCATCGCCCAGGTTTACAACATCGAGCTTTCCATCTCGAAGCAGATCGCCCTGCTCCTCGTCATGATGCTTACCAGCAAGGGGATGGCGGGTGTTGCGCGTGCCTCCCTGGTCGTCGTTGCCGCGACGCTCCCCATGTTCAACCTGCCGGAGGCGGGCCTGCTGCTCATCATGGGGATCGACCAGTTCCTCGACATGGGGCGCACCGCCACCAACGTTATCGGCAACAGCATCGCCACCGCCGTCGTCGCGAAGTGGGAGGGAGACCTGGTAGCGGAGCCGGAAACGGCGGAAGAAGACGACGCACTGCTCGTCGCGGTGCCGGTGCAGGATTAGTAAAGACAGTGCACGGGCCATGGGGGCGTGATGTTTCCAGTAGCCGACATGAAAGAGCAAATGGTTGAATAATTTAAAGGCGCCTGGTGAGAATCAGGCGCCTTTTTTAATTGCAGGGATATTGCATCTGCAACGGCTCGCCCCAAAAGAAGAAAAGTTTAATCCTACCAATATTTGACATCCTGACTCTTAGATATAAAAAAGTTTAAGACCTCTGCACACGTCGGCTGGCTTAAGACAGTCGACACTTACGTCTCCTTGTCTCCCTTGCTCCCATTCAGGTCTGCACGATCCTAGTTCACTGCCTTTTCAAGGTGCGTTTGAGCCTCCGACTCAGTCGTACCGCACATCTCTACTGCACAGCACAGGCAGATCGAGGGAGGGTGAACCTATGAGACTCGTATTCGTCAATGTCATGCAAGAGTTGCAGAAGTTTGACTCCACCGCTTACATCACGCAGCCCCCCGTTCCACTGGCCATCCTGAACTCGGCAACCCCTGCCGGCATTGAAACCGCTCTCATGGACGAACAGACGGAGCAGATCCGCTATACCGGCGACGCTTTCGCCTTTTCCGTTTCCACGCAGAACTCCGCAGCGGTCTATGACCACGCCGATGCGCTGCGCTCCGCAGGTAAAAAGGTGCTACTTGGGGGGATCCACGTGACGGTCTGCCCGGACGAGGCGTTGCAGCATGCCGACGCCATCGTCACCGGCGAGGCCGAAGGGGTATGGCCCGAGGTATGTGCCGACCTGCTGGCCGGGGCCCTCAAGGGGAGGTATGACGGTGCTCCCACTCCTTCAGAGCGGATGTCCCCTGTCGATTACCGCTTTTTCGGATCACGCCGTTACCTCACCCCGGCCTCCCTGTTTGCCACCCGCGGGTGCAACCGTCGCTGTTCCTTCTGCGTGAGCTCCAACCACATGGGCCCTTACCGGATGAAGCCACTCGACGTACTGGAACAGGAGATCGACCAACTCTCAGAGCTTTATCCCGGCATCTTCCTGCAGTTCACCGACGACAACCTTCTCGCTGACAAGAACTACCGCGGCGAACTGCTCCCTCTGCTTCGCCGCAAAGGGGTGAAGTTCATCACCATGGTTACCGTGGACCAGTACTGTGATGCATCACTCGTTGAAGAGATGGCCGCATCCGGTTGCATTGGGGTGGCGGTAGGGGTTGAGTCGGTCGACGACGACAACTGCGCCTCGATGAACAAGTACCAAAACCTGTCACAGCCGTTTCGCGATGCCGTCCGCCACGCAAACGGCTGCGGCATCCAGACCGCTGCCCTTATCATGCTCGGACTCCCGCACGACACGCCGGCACGGCTCGAGCACACCCTGCGCGAGCTGCAGGATGTCCCCTGTTCCCTGTACGACATCCGCATCCTGCGCATCTACCCCAGTACATCCCTTTACAGCGAGATGCTCACTACCGGCGAGGTCACCGAAAACTGGTGGTTGCAAAAGGAGCCACACGGTGACTGCAATCACCTGCTGCCCAGTTGCCTCAGCGTCCACTTCCGGCACCGCAACTTCGGGGCCATGGAACTGCAACGCATGGCCCTGCGGTACACCTCGGAGCTGAACCGGATGAACCGGGCCTCGATCATGGACATCACCCGCATCGGCAGCCGGGGCAACGGTTTCAAGCTTGCCGCCACCGTGCTCTACGCCCGCCGCCGCGCGGCCGGCCAGGCGCGCCGTCTGCAGCAGCAGGTGGAGGGCGCCATAGCGGCGCAACAGGCGCTGACGTCATGCGCGGCGCAGTAGGACTCTGCCTCGGGGCAACCACCATCACCATGGCCCAGCGCCGGGGTCACGGGGTAAGGATCGACTCCTTTCCGCACGAGGGGAAGGTCGCGGCACGACTCCTGCCGCTACTGCGTGCCGTCGGTGATGCGCCGGTCGGGCTCACCGGGCGCAAGTTCTGCCGGCAACTTCCGCTGCCGACGGTCTCCGAGCCCGAGGCGGTGGAGCTTGCCTTCGCCCACCTGCGCCACCGGTTCCCCGATGCGGACTGCATCGTCTCGGTCGGAGGCGAGACCTTCATGCTGTACCTCCTGAATGACGAGGGCAAGATCCGGGACGTTCACGCGGGGAACAAGTGCGCTGCAGGAACCGGAGAATTCTTCACGCAGCAGGCCCGCCGTATGGGGCTTACCCTTGAAGAAGCCCTGGAGCTGGCTAGCTGGGAGACGCCGCACCGCGTGGCAGGGCGCTGCTCGGTGTTTTGCAAGAGCGACTGCACCCACGCGATGAACAAGGGGGTCCCCAAGGGGCAGGTCGTAGCAGGCATTTGCGCCATGATGGCCGGCAAGGTCGCCGAGCTTTTGAAGAAGGCGCGAGCCCGACGGGCGCTTATCGTCGGCGGTTGCAGCCTAAACCACGTGATGATCGATTTGCTGCGTCAGGGGTACCCCGAACTGGCAGTCCCGGAGGAGGCGGTGGGGTTCGAGGCGCTTGGGGCGATGCTTTGGGCAGAGCAGCATGGCTTGCCCGCCGGCACAGTGGAGGCCGCCTTGGCCTGTCGGAAGCGAACGTTTGCGCCCCTCCCACCGCTTGGTGACGGGCTCGCACGGGTCACCTTCCACACCCTCGCGCCTGGCACCTTTGCACCAGGGGAATACCTCTGCGGCCTCGATGCCGGAAGCACAACGACCAAAGCGGTCCTCATGCGGCGCGACAACAAAAGCATCGTCGCCAGTGCCTACCTGCGCACCAACGGGGATCCGATCGCCGCCAGCCGGGCGTGCTACCAAAGCCTGCTCGCACAGCTTCCCTCCGGCTCGACACCTGACATCGTGGGACTCGGCGTCACCGGGAGCGGTCGGCTGATCGTGGGCCTACATGGCATGACCGACGGCGTTGTGAACGAGATAGTAGCTCATGCCACCGCGGCCGTAGCGTTCGATCCCGAGGTGGAGACCATCTTCGAGATCGGCGGTCAGGACGCCAAGTACACCTTCATTTCCCAGCGGGTCGCAAGCGACTATGCCATGAATGAGGCTTGCTCCGCCGGGACCGGTTCCTTTCTGGAGGAGGCCTGCCGGGAGACCCTGGGGGTTGGAACCGAAGAAATCGCCCCGTTAGCGCTCCGGGCAACGCACCCGCCCAACTTCTCCGACCAGTGCGCCGCCTTTATCGGCAGTGACGTCAACAGCGCCGTGCAGGAGGGAGTAAGTACCGAGGACGTGGCGGGGGGGCTCGTCTACTCGATCTGCCAGAATTACCTGAACAGGGTCAAGGGGAACCGCCCGGTCGGAGGCAAAATCTTCATGCAGGGTGGGGTCTGCTACAACCGGGCGGTCCCCGCGGCGATGGCTTCGCTCTGCGGACAGCCCATCGTGGTTCCGCCGGAGCCAGGGCTGATGGGCGCCTACGGCGCCGCTCTGGAGGTGCTAAGCCGTCTCGAGAACAAACTTTTGGAGCGCGCTCCCTTCGATCTTGAGGTTCTTGCCGGCCGCGAAGTACGTTATCTCGAGCCTTTCACCTGCCCGGGCCGGGAAGGATGCGATCGAAAGTGCAGCATCTCCCGTATCGTTCTTGACGGGTGCACCTTCCCTTTCGGAGGCGCCTGCAGCAGATACGAGGGGCGACGGGCCGCCGCGAAGCAGGGGGAAGATCTGGTCGCCCTGCGCGAGGAGATGGTCTTTAAAAAACACGTCCCCACCTCCTGCGCCACCGGCGCCACGGTAGGGGTCCTCCCCGCTCTATTTTCCGGCACCTTCTACCCTCTTTATGCCCACTTCTTCGCAGCGCTCGGCATGCGGGTGGTCACCCCCGAACGCCCCGCCCCGGAAGGGATCGAAGCCGCCACGGCACCCTTTTGCCATCCGGTGCTTTTAAGCCACGGGTATCTGCGCAGCGCGCTCGATGCCGGGATAGACCATGTCTTTCTTCCCCACGTGAAAAATGCGGCGCTCGAGGGGAAACCGGGGGAGGCTAACTGCACCTGCCCTCTGGTTCAGGGGGAACCGTATTATCTTGCCGCCGCCTTTCCCGAAGAGGTGCCGCAACGGCTTTTGACTGCCGTACTCGATTTTCAGGACCGGCAGAAACTGCAGGGTGCGTTCACCGCCATCGGCAAGCGGCTCGGCTTCTCCACCGCACGATCCAACCACGCCTTTTCCGTCGCCTGGGAGAGTTTTCTCACTCTGCATCGGGAGATGGAGGAACGGGGACGACGCTTCCTGGACGAGCTCGATCCCGCAGCGACAGCCATCGTCCTATTCGGGCGCCCTTACCAGGCCTTCAGCCGTCTCGCCAACCTCTCCATTCCCCTGAAGCTGTCGGACCGTGGTTGCACCGTGATCCCCCATGATCTTCTTTTTCACGGGGAGAGCGCGGCGCGGGACGAGCTCATGTACTGGAGTACCGGACGGCAGATGCTGCAGGTGGCCGATCTTGTGAAACGACACCCAAACCTCTTCGGGGTGTTCGTGACAAGCTTCGGGTGCGGGCCGGACTCCTTCCTGCTTGGGTACTTCAGGGACCGCATGGGACGAAAACCTTCACTCACCCTGGAACTCGACGCCCATACCGCCGATGCCGGCATCGACACGAGGATCGAGGCGTTCCTCGACGTAATACGCAACTACCGGGAGTCCCTCGCCTCCCCGCGCGTCGTCACCCGCGCCGCGGTGAAGGAAGGCGCGCGGCAGGACATGCCCCGCCCGGGCAAAGGCAACGCAAGCGGCTGCCGCCTTGACGCCCCCGCCGTGAAGGTTCTGGTCCCGACCATGGGGGTGTCCGGGTCGAGGGGTGTCGTCTGCGCCTTCCGGTATGCAGGCGTTGATGCCGTTCTGGCCCCCCCTCCGGGGCTGGAGGAGTTGAACCTCGGCAAGGCGGTCGCGACCTGCAAGGAGTGCCTTCCACTGCTACTGACCGTCGGGACGCTGCGCAGGTATCTGCAGCAGGAAAAGCGCCCCGGGGAATCCCTGCTCTTCTTCATGCCCGGCTCCGACGGTCCCTGCCGCTTCGGCCAATATCGGGTGTTCCTGGAAAATTACCTTGTTAAGAACGATATACGTGACGTCGCCGTATTAAGCCTTAGCTGCGAGAACGGTTACGCCGGGTTACCGTACCGGTTCACGCGCCGAGCCTGGCAGGCGGTCTGTGTCGGAGACGGGATGGATGAGATTGAAGCGACGCTCAGGGCGCAGGCGATGGATGTCCCGGCAGCCCTTGCCCGGCTCGAATTGATGAAGGAGCGCATCTTCGCGAGCATCGCCAGGGATGACAGCAACCGACTGCTGCGGGTGATCGGGGGGGAAGCCGCTGCCCTCTCAGCTTTCCCGCGCAAGAAGGAGACGAAGCCGCTCATAATCAGGCTCCTTGGCGAAATCTACGTGCGCCACGACGGTTTTTCACGTCAGGGGCTGGTCGAGCGCCTTACCGAGCGGGGCATAGTGGTTCGCACCGCGCCTGTAGCGGAGTGGCTTCAGTACAGTGACTACTGCATGTCTCACGGGCTCGCCTCGAAAAGCTTTCAGGCCAGGGAGCGGATCAAGTCGGTTCTGACCCAGAAGGTAAAGGCAGGCGACCGGTCGGCGGTAGAAAAGGAACTGTCGCGCTCCGGCTACTACGAGGGGGAGGGATATGATGTGGCCGATTTGGTCCGCGCCAGCGCTCCGCTTCTGAACCCGGAACTCGCCACTGAAGCGACTCTTACCGTCGGCACCACACTTTTGGAACTGGGTCGGGGAACGCATGGCGTGATCAGCATCGGTCCATTCGGATGCATGCCTAGCAGGGTCGCGGAAGCCGTACTGAGCGGGAGGGGGCGGGCGGCAGGCGCGCCGTTGTCAGACCTCCCCTTCCTCGTCATCGAGGTGGACGGCAATGCCTTCCCCCAACTTGTGGAAGCACGCCTTGAGAGTTTCCTGCTGGCCGCCCAGCGCCTGCGAGACCGGCAGGTGAACGCTCCCTATCGGTTTCAGCAAGGGCCGGATAAAAAAATGCCGGGCGCTAGATGCCTCCTGCAAAGGAAGCTCCGGCAACCCGGCCGATTGTTGGAGTGACCTCGAGATGAGTCCGGTGGTTTTCCGTCCTCCGGTCACCCGAGGTTTGGCTTTGTCTGGAGCTATACTATTACTACCAGATGGAAAGTCAAACTACTAAACATCCTATGTCTTCCGAATGTGGTGCCTCTATGCCATCCCTCAGACAGCACAGTCTGTTCTTTTCGATGTCAGGACACCCTCCTTATTTATGACGATACCGCTTTTTAGCTCTTACATTGCGTGTTACCATGTTGTTGCTGCAAACAAAGACTGTGATCCAGTGGCAAGAAAGGTGGACGCATGAAACAGTATCTTGAAGCTACGGAATATATCGATTGGCATCATCCGGCCATTCTGGAAAAGGCACGGACCTTGTCGGCTGGTGAAACGAACAAGACTGTGACCGCTAAGCGCTGCTTCGAGTTCGTCCGCGACAAGATCAAGCATAGCTGGGACTACAAGTTGGGGCCGGTGACCTGCCGCGCGTCAGAGGTTCTCGAGCATGGCACCGGCTATTGCTATGCCAAGAGTCACCTCTTGGCCGCTCTGCTGCGCGCGAACCAGATTCCTGCAGGTCTTTGCTATCAGCGCCTCTCCCTGCACGACGGCGGCCCACCTTATTGCCTGCACAGTCTGAACGCTATCTGGCTGCCGGATCACGGCTGGTACCGGGTCGATCCCCGCGGCAACAAGCCGGGCATCGAGGCCCGGTTCTCTCCCCCGGATGAGCAGCTCGCCTTCCCTATCAACGAGCGCCTGGAGGCCGACCTCCCCGAGATCTGGCCCGAGCCGTTGCCTGTTGTGGTCAGGGTGCTCACCACGCACGAGACCATCGCCCAGGTGTACCAGAACCTACCCGACATCGAACTCTTCCGCAGCTTCGGTTCCGAGACTCATACTTTCTGAAAAGGATGTCGCACATACATAGGCGTTTGCTCTGGGAGCCTGACTTGGCACCACAAAAACAGACAGGGGATTAGCCCGCATCGAGCCAATCCCAGAAGATGAAAAGGCGCATAGTTAGAACTATGCGCCTTTTTTGATATCGGTTGCGCGGATAGGATTTGAACCTATGACCTCCCAGGAGCAGTCCCAGGGGCTGCTGCAAGACCGTGTTAGCAACTATTTCAGAATATTAGTAAAACCTTAAACCTACAAAACCCCTCTGCCATTGTTTGTTCCAAAGAGTTGAAAAAGATATTGTTTAAAGTATAGAATCAAACTGGAACTGTATCTGCGTATTGCAAGGCTGACATACAATGTAATTTTATCAACCAGATGGAGGGCACCTGTGATCGAGCCACATTCAATTGTGGCAGTGAGATAATCCATGCGCCTCTTGATCGTAGAAGACGAGTTAAAAACAGCGACATTCCTGAAAAAAGGACTCACCGAAAACGGCTTTGTCGTCGACACCGCGCATAACGGTGAGGACGGCCTGCATCTGGTCCTCACGGGAACCTACGACCTCGTCATCCTGGACGTCGGGCTCCCCGAGCGCTCAGGCTGGTCCGTTGTGACGGAGATACGCCAGCACGGCAAGGGACTCCCGGTGCTGTTTTTGACTGCGCGAGATACCGTCACCGACCGCATCAAAGGCCTGGAACTGGGTGCCGACGACTACCTGGTGAAGCCGTTTTCCTTTGCCGAACTGCTGGTCAGGGTGCGCACTATCCTGCGTCGCGGCCCCCTACGCAACGAGGATACCCTCCAGATCGCCGATCTGACCATCGACCTGAACCGGCACCGGGCCTTCCGCTCCGGGACCCGCCTCGACCTCGCCCCCAAAGAATTTTCCCTGCTCTCCCTTTTGGCCCGCCGTGCGGGAGAGGTGCTCACCCGAACCGTCATAGCCGATCAGCTATGGGACATGAACTTCGACAGCGGCACCAACGTGGTGGATGTGGCAATCCGGCGCTTGCGCACCAAGGTGGACGATCCGTTCCCGCAAAAGTTGATTCACACCATCCGTGGAGTCGGTTATGTCCTGGAAGAGCACTAGCAGCCCCTGCAGTTTCTTCAAAAAGTTATCCATCACCGGCAGGCTCACCCTTCTCTACATCCTGTCCGCGGTGATAACCCTACTGGGCGGCATCACCTACATCACCTGGTCCATGTACCAGGTGATGGAACAGGCCGACAGTGACTTCGTCCAGGCGCGACTGCAAACCTACCGTGCTCTTTTTTCCGACCGCCCCGGCGATCTGGAAACCATCCGCAAGGACATCGAGTGGGAGGGGACCAACGTCGCCACCCCGGAGTACTACATCCGCATCGAGGACAGCTCCGGACGGCTTCTGGTTGAGACGCCGGGGATGTCGCAGGTGCTCCCGTCGAGCCTCTTCCACTGCGTCCTGACCCACCCCCGCCAAATAACCACCCGCTACCTGCATGCGGCCAACGGGCGGGAATACCTGATCAGCTGCGATTTGGAGCCTGTCGGGCATCCTAAGGGCGGCATCATCCAGATAGGCCTCGACGCCACCCACGAGATAAAGGCCATCCGCAAGAAGCAGGTCCAGTTGGTGATCATCTTCATAAGTGGGATAGTGGCGGCAACCGGCGTCGGAGTCCTCGTCGCACGCAAGGCGCTGTCGCCCCTGCGTGACATCACTGGAGTGGCAAAGCAGATAACGGTAGAACGGATCA from Geomonas ferrireducens includes these protein-coding regions:
- a CDS encoding dicarboxylate/amino acid:cation symporter codes for the protein MKKNKLTLYIMVAMILGIVVGYFCNLYAPDAKAAKTIAGYFDIISSVFLRLIKMIIAPLVFGTIVSGIAGNGDSKAIGRIGVRAMGWFLCASVISLVLGMTFVNLFQPGVGTSLPAPAAGAATNLNVAALNFKDFVTNIFPTSFLDAMAKNSILQILIFSVFFGFAIASFKDDATKTVVAFVKELVHIMLKVTDYVMRFAPLGVFAAMASCITVQGLGVLTTYGKFIGCFYIGLIVLWAVLIGAGYLFLRNSTWTLLKLIREPMMIAFSTASSEAAYPQTLESLERFGVKEKVSGFVLPLGYSFNLDGSMMYQAFAVIFIAQVYNIELSISKQIALLLVMMLTSKGMAGVARASLVVVAATLPMFNLPEAGLLLIMGIDQFLDMGRTATNVIGNSIATAVVAKWEGDLVAEPETAEEDDALLVAVPVQD
- a CDS encoding B12-binding domain-containing radical SAM protein: MRLVFVNVMQELQKFDSTAYITQPPVPLAILNSATPAGIETALMDEQTEQIRYTGDAFAFSVSTQNSAAVYDHADALRSAGKKVLLGGIHVTVCPDEALQHADAIVTGEAEGVWPEVCADLLAGALKGRYDGAPTPSERMSPVDYRFFGSRRYLTPASLFATRGCNRRCSFCVSSNHMGPYRMKPLDVLEQEIDQLSELYPGIFLQFTDDNLLADKNYRGELLPLLRRKGVKFITMVTVDQYCDASLVEEMAASGCIGVAVGVESVDDDNCASMNKYQNLSQPFRDAVRHANGCGIQTAALIMLGLPHDTPARLEHTLRELQDVPCSLYDIRILRIYPSTSLYSEMLTTGEVTENWWLQKEPHGDCNHLLPSCLSVHFRHRNFGAMELQRMALRYTSELNRMNRASIMDITRIGSRGNGFKLAATVLYARRRAAGQARRLQQQVEGAIAAQQALTSCAAQ
- a CDS encoding acyl-CoA dehydratase activase, whose translation is MRGAVGLCLGATTITMAQRRGHGVRIDSFPHEGKVAARLLPLLRAVGDAPVGLTGRKFCRQLPLPTVSEPEAVELAFAHLRHRFPDADCIVSVGGETFMLYLLNDEGKIRDVHAGNKCAAGTGEFFTQQARRMGLTLEEALELASWETPHRVAGRCSVFCKSDCTHAMNKGVPKGQVVAGICAMMAGKVAELLKKARARRALIVGGCSLNHVMIDLLRQGYPELAVPEEAVGFEALGAMLWAEQHGLPAGTVEAALACRKRTFAPLPPLGDGLARVTFHTLAPGTFAPGEYLCGLDAGSTTTKAVLMRRDNKSIVASAYLRTNGDPIAASRACYQSLLAQLPSGSTPDIVGLGVTGSGRLIVGLHGMTDGVVNEIVAHATAAVAFDPEVETIFEIGGQDAKYTFISQRVASDYAMNEACSAGTGSFLEEACRETLGVGTEEIAPLALRATHPPNFSDQCAAFIGSDVNSAVQEGVSTEDVAGGLVYSICQNYLNRVKGNRPVGGKIFMQGGVCYNRAVPAAMASLCGQPIVVPPEPGLMGAYGAALEVLSRLENKLLERAPFDLEVLAGREVRYLEPFTCPGREGCDRKCSISRIVLDGCTFPFGGACSRYEGRRAAAKQGEDLVALREEMVFKKHVPTSCATGATVGVLPALFSGTFYPLYAHFFAALGMRVVTPERPAPEGIEAATAPFCHPVLLSHGYLRSALDAGIDHVFLPHVKNAALEGKPGEANCTCPLVQGEPYYLAAAFPEEVPQRLLTAVLDFQDRQKLQGAFTAIGKRLGFSTARSNHAFSVAWESFLTLHREMEERGRRFLDELDPAATAIVLFGRPYQAFSRLANLSIPLKLSDRGCTVIPHDLLFHGESAARDELMYWSTGRQMLQVADLVKRHPNLFGVFVTSFGCGPDSFLLGYFRDRMGRKPSLTLELDAHTADAGIDTRIEAFLDVIRNYRESLASPRVVTRAAVKEGARQDMPRPGKGNASGCRLDAPAVKVLVPTMGVSGSRGVVCAFRYAGVDAVLAPPPGLEELNLGKAVATCKECLPLLLTVGTLRRYLQQEKRPGESLLFFMPGSDGPCRFGQYRVFLENYLVKNDIRDVAVLSLSCENGYAGLPYRFTRRAWQAVCVGDGMDEIEATLRAQAMDVPAALARLELMKERIFASIARDDSNRLLRVIGGEAAALSAFPRKKETKPLIIRLLGEIYVRHDGFSRQGLVERLTERGIVVRTAPVAEWLQYSDYCMSHGLASKSFQARERIKSVLTQKVKAGDRSAVEKELSRSGYYEGEGYDVADLVRASAPLLNPELATEATLTVGTTLLELGRGTHGVISIGPFGCMPSRVAEAVLSGRGRAAGAPLSDLPFLVIEVDGNAFPQLVEARLESFLLAAQRLRDRQVNAPYRFQQGPDKKMPGARCLLQRKLRQPGRLLE
- a CDS encoding transglutaminase-like domain-containing protein, with amino-acid sequence MKQYLEATEYIDWHHPAILEKARTLSAGETNKTVTAKRCFEFVRDKIKHSWDYKLGPVTCRASEVLEHGTGYCYAKSHLLAALLRANQIPAGLCYQRLSLHDGGPPYCLHSLNAIWLPDHGWYRVDPRGNKPGIEARFSPPDEQLAFPINERLEADLPEIWPEPLPVVVRVLTTHETIAQVYQNLPDIELFRSFGSETHTF
- a CDS encoding heavy metal response regulator transcription factor, translating into MRLLIVEDELKTATFLKKGLTENGFVVDTAHNGEDGLHLVLTGTYDLVILDVGLPERSGWSVVTEIRQHGKGLPVLFLTARDTVTDRIKGLELGADDYLVKPFSFAELLVRVRTILRRGPLRNEDTLQIADLTIDLNRHRAFRSGTRLDLAPKEFSLLSLLARRAGEVLTRTVIADQLWDMNFDSGTNVVDVAIRRLRTKVDDPFPQKLIHTIRGVGYVLEEH